From Ruminococcus sp. HUN007, a single genomic window includes:
- a CDS encoding ribonuclease III domain-containing protein yields the protein MQYSPLTLAFLGDSVYEQLVREDIVLKANTAVSRLHAASTKKVCAVFQSKAYDVILPHLDEDETSVLKRGRNATGCSAPKSASIIDYRRATAVECLFGFLHLTGRRERIEELMKIILSETKEDD from the coding sequence ATGCAGTATTCTCCGCTCACGCTTGCTTTTTTAGGAGATTCTGTTTACGAACAGCTTGTCCGTGAGGATATTGTTCTTAAAGCGAATACCGCTGTTTCCAGGCTTCATGCTGCATCGACAAAAAAAGTATGTGCAGTTTTTCAGTCGAAAGCCTATGATGTTATACTTCCGCATCTTGATGAAGATGAAACATCTGTTCTCAAGAGGGGGAGAAATGCAACAGGCTGTTCAGCACCGAAAAGTGCCAGTATTATAGATTACAGAAGGGCAACCGCAGTTGAGTGCCTTTTTGGTTTTCTGCATCTTACAGGCAGAAGAGAACGTATTGAAGAATTAATGAAAATCATATTATCTGAAACGAAGGAGGATGACTGA